Below is a genomic region from Pseudomonas berkeleyensis.
ATGGGTGCGCAGAGCAGCGCCAAAGGCAGAGCGCAGAGGGCCATCGGCAACCAGCGCATCGGCCCTTGCCAGGGCGTGATGGTGACCAGTACGCCGCACAACAGCATGCCGCCACCCAACCCCAGGTACACCAGGCCGCTGAGTGCCGTCGCTTGGCGCAAGGCCAGCCACTCCAGAACCAGTGCCGGTGCGAGTACGAAGACAACGCCGTTGCTGATGCCATTGGCCAGGCGCAGCGCCGCGAGGCCGGTGAAGTCATGAACGAACACCTGGCCCAGGGTCAGGCCGGCGTTGATCAGCAGGGCCGCTGGCAGGCCCAGGCGCAAGCCACGTGGATTGGCCATGGGCAGTGCGAGCAGGGCGCCGAGCAGATAGCCCAGGTAGTTCCAGGTCGCCAACTGGGCGCCTTCGGCCAGGTCGAACAAACCGTCATCGAGCAACAGGGGTAGCAGCGGGGTATAGGCGAAGCGGCCGAGAGCGTGCACGACCACCAGCGCCAGGGCGGCGGCGAGCAGGGCGGTGAAGTGGCTGCGGTCGAATCTGGGCATCTGGCCTCCGGTCGTACCGCGCACCTTAGTCGTTGTCACCAACTGATCGTTAGTGAAAAATACTGCGGTCAATTTTCACTTTTGGTGAAGTTAATGGGTGCCTGGCAGCGACTCAATCCTCAGTTATTCCGCTACTTCCTCGCTGTAGCGCGTGAGGGCTCGTTGAGTGCTGCTGGCTTGCGCCTGAGCTGCGTGCCGTCGAACGTCTCGGCGCGCCTGCGACAACTGGAACAACAGCTCGACGCGCGACTGTTCCTGCGCCAGGGTCAGCGCTTGCGGCTGACGCCAGCGGGTGAGCGCCTGTTGCCCCATGCCGAACATCTGGAGCAGCTCTGCCAGAAGGCCTGGCGCAGCGTGCAGGAGGATATCTGGAGCGGTGATCTGCGCCTGGGCTCGATGGAAACCACCGCGGCGGTGCGTCTGCCGGAGCTGCTCGCGGCATTTCACCAGCGGGCGCCGCGGGTCAACCTGCAGCTCAGCACCGGGCCGAGCCGGCGCCTGGTCGAAGGCGTGCTATCCGGAGTGCTGGACGGCGGATTGATCGGTGGGCCGTTCGAGCATCCCCAACTCGACTGCCTGCCCATCTGGCAGGAGGAGCTGATGCTGGTACTGCCGCCCGCACAGGATGCCTCCAGTCTGGAGAGCCGGCCGCAGACCTTGCTGGGTTTCCCCGAGGGCTGTCATTACCGAGAGCGCCTGGAGCGCTGGGCGGTCAGTCGTGGTTTGCAGGTGGCGGCGCGGCAGAGCTATGGCTCCATCGACGCCATCTTTGCCGGCATCGCTGCCGGCATGGGTATTGGCCTGTTGCCACGCAGCCTGCTCGAAAGTCACCCGCGTGTGCATCTGGTGCAGTATCAGGCCATTGCCCCTGAGCTGGGGGCGACCACCACGCTGTTGGCGCGTCGTCGCGATGCCGGCGAGCATCCGGCGCTGGCGTTGCTGTTGGAGCTGATGCGCGCGTAAAGCCCGCTCAGCGGGTAAACTTGGCGACCGCTTCGGAGACCCCCATGAACTACCGCCACGCCTTCCATGCCGGCAACCACGCCGATGTGCTCAAGCACCTGGTGTTGACCCGCCTGATCGCCCTGTTGTCACGCAAAGAGGCGCCTTTCGCCTATCTCGATAGCCACGCCGGACTCGGTCTGTACGATTTGCAAGGCGACCAGGCCAGCCGTACCGGCGAGTATCTGGACGGCATCGCTCGCCTGTGGCAGGCCGAGCAGTTGCCGGATGCGGTCGAGGCCTACCTGGAGGTGGTGCGGGCGATGAACCCGGACGGTGAGCTGCGTTATTACCCGGGCTCGCCTGAATTGGCGCGCCTGCTCAGCCGTGAACAGGATCGCCTGCAGCTCAACGAGAAACATCCGGAAGACGGGCGATTGCTCAAGGACAACATGCGCGGTGACCGTCGCGTGGCCGTGCACCTGGGCGAGGGCTGGCACGTGCCGCGGGCGCTGATGCCGACTCGCGAGAAGCGCGTGCTGCTGCTGATCGACCCACCATTCGAAAAGGCCGATGAACTGCAGCGCTGCGTCGAGGCGCTGAACGAGGCGCATGGGCGCATGCGCCAGGCCATCGTGGCGATCTGGTACCCGATCAAGGACGAGCGCCAGTTGGCGCGCTTCTATCGCGACCTGCAAAAGAGCGCGGCGCCCAAGCTACTGCGCGCCGAGCTCTACGTGCATGCACCGGACGATGCCACGCGCCTGGCAGGTTCGGGGCTGGTGATCAGCAACCCGCCATGGGGGCTGGAAGATGAACTCAAGCAGCTTCTACCCTGGCTGGCCGATGCGCTTGGCCAGAGCAAGGGCGGCTGGCGCCTGGATTGGTTGATCGAGGAAAAACCGGCGGGTTGAGCGTGCCCTGAGGGAGTGTTACGCGCGGCGCACCCAGCAGCGCGTAGCCTGACTGAAATCCGGGAACCGTAGTCCCGATCCCGGATTGCATCCGGGCTACCAGTGTGTAGGGCGTACCGGCCGGCGATCCGTTCGCGAAGCAGTACGCCGTATGCCGTACACGCGGCTTGCCAGTGCGATGGAAACAGGTTGTTCAACCCGGCTTGTGGTTGGGCTCGATGTGATAGCTCAGGTTGCGCCGCGGGCTGAGGTATTCCAACACCTCCAGCGGTAGCTGCGAGGGGCGCAAGCTGCGCGCGATGGCCAGCTTCGGCTCTTCGGCCAGATCGACGATCAGTGCCTCCTGCTTGGGTGTATCGGCATCGTAGAGAATCAGTGTCGGTTTCAACGCCTGGGTCGGGTTGATGCCCAGCACCAGCGCATAACGCTCATCTTCCAGCTGCACCAGGCTACCCGGTGGGTAGACGCCCATGACGCGGACGAAGGCCTTCAGCGCCACGTCATCGAAGCGCTCACGCTGTTGCTTGAACATCAGCGCCAGTGCCTCGTGCGGGCTCAGGGCCTGGCGTGGATCGAGTGGGTTGCACAGGCCATCGAAGTGGTTGGTGATGGCCACCAGGCGGCTCAGCCGTGCGATGCCGGCTTCGCGCAGGCCGCGCGGGTAGCCACTGCCGTCGCAGTATTCGTGGTGCTCGTGAATGATGCGCAGCACTTCGTCATCGAGCATCAGTTTTTGCCCCATGCGCAGGCCGAAGTCGGTGTGCATCTGCAGCAGCTGTTGTTCCGGACGGGTCAGCGGCTCGGGCTTGAGCAGCACCTTGCTGGGCACTTCCAGCTTGCCGATGTCGTGCAGCAGGGCGCCGAGGCCCAGGCTATGGCAGGCCTCGCTGTCGAGGCCGAGCTGACGCCCGAGCAGCAGGGACAATACGGTGACATTGAGGGCATGGAAGTAGCTGTCCTCAGCCGCTTTGCCGGTAATGCCAT
It encodes:
- a CDS encoding 23S rRNA (adenine(2030)-N(6))-methyltransferase RlmJ; protein product: MNYRHAFHAGNHADVLKHLVLTRLIALLSRKEAPFAYLDSHAGLGLYDLQGDQASRTGEYLDGIARLWQAEQLPDAVEAYLEVVRAMNPDGELRYYPGSPELARLLSREQDRLQLNEKHPEDGRLLKDNMRGDRRVAVHLGEGWHVPRALMPTREKRVLLLIDPPFEKADELQRCVEALNEAHGRMRQAIVAIWYPIKDERQLARFYRDLQKSAAPKLLRAELYVHAPDDATRLAGSGLVISNPPWGLEDELKQLLPWLADALGQSKGGWRLDWLIEEKPAG
- a CDS encoding LysR family transcriptional regulator; the encoded protein is MGAWQRLNPQLFRYFLAVAREGSLSAAGLRLSCVPSNVSARLRQLEQQLDARLFLRQGQRLRLTPAGERLLPHAEHLEQLCQKAWRSVQEDIWSGDLRLGSMETTAAVRLPELLAAFHQRAPRVNLQLSTGPSRRLVEGVLSGVLDGGLIGGPFEHPQLDCLPIWQEELMLVLPPAQDASSLESRPQTLLGFPEGCHYRERLERWAVSRGLQVAARQSYGSIDAIFAGIAAGMGIGLLPRSLLESHPRVHLVQYQAIAPELGATTTLLARRRDAGEHPALALLLELMRA
- a CDS encoding HD-GYP domain-containing protein — encoded protein: MPANTLYITPEQLCVGLYVHLDLSWWEHDFAFSNFKIKDEAQIRALRALKLKQLRYDPVRSDCPPLELADDTPAPIPEEPPVDPESQARQERAQKLRHLRTRLADVDRRFIEASQRIKALNQTLRSRPEDAMRQAGAIVGEMVETLLGATGVVLHGITGKAAEDSYFHALNVTVLSLLLGRQLGLDSEACHSLGLGALLHDIGKLEVPSKVLLKPEPLTRPEQQLLQMHTDFGLRMGQKLMLDDEVLRIIHEHHEYCDGSGYPRGLREAGIARLSRLVAITNHFDGLCNPLDPRQALSPHEALALMFKQQRERFDDVALKAFVRVMGVYPPGSLVQLEDERYALVLGINPTQALKPTLILYDADTPKQEALIVDLAEEPKLAIARSLRPSQLPLEVLEYLSPRRNLSYHIEPNHKPG